Proteins encoded by one window of Gambusia affinis linkage group LG17, SWU_Gaff_1.0, whole genome shotgun sequence:
- the dync2i2 gene encoding WD repeat-containing protein 34, giving the protein MFADEDLDSVSVESVWRKSQQGAQESKACQTPAVTTEHAGVQTGSKASRFTQTEPQEQMDLKRAFSGSGSDLPGLVDFLRRVEELLIRELEKNSRSHAFDGFRANWEERSQQVSHLHRLEHPGAQEQGLHVTAVSWSCTGSVIACAYGRTDDGDWTNQKSCVCLWNLDRRSLRPKQPDLVLDVPAAVTAVCCHPERPALIAGGLYNGEVVVWDTSRTQDPVLAQTGMSADSHREPVYQVFWVPLEKKGEFGVLSSSSGGGVLLWTVEPDQGRMVLVAAYAFVQQQVPHSSGLKVRSGSMVGVTATALSPWDPDTFLVGSEGGLLLRCSFSSQTLAAVTSEGRSVTPRAPAVFSFRPSGGPVHSVHCSPFHRNLFASAGTDGLVQVHSLLQADPLLSVRVSDSYVFQVQWSPSRPLVFAAATEPGEVQIFDLARKSLRPAGTIQDGAPGRTATCLAFNGQNPWLLAAGRSDGSVGVWRLSADLTEQRPSERLQLEQIANQVAE; this is encoded by the exons ATGTTCGCGGATGAAGATCTGGACTCTGTGAGCGTGGAGTCAGTGTGGAGGAAATCCCAGCAGGGGGCTCAAGAGTCT AAAGCCTGTCAGACCCCCGCTGTGACCACCGAGCATGCTGGAGTCCAGACCGGGTCCAAAGCCTCCAGGTTCACCCAGACGGAACCACAGGAGCAGATGGACCTGAAGCGAGCCttcagtggttctggttctgatttacCCGGGCTGGTGGATTTTCTGAGGCGGGTCGAGGAGCTGCTCATCCGGGAGCTGGAGAAGAACTCCAGGAGTCACGCTTTTGACGGGTTCCGGGCAAACTGGGAGGAGCGAAGCCAACAG GTTTCCCATCTCCACAGGCTTGAACATCCCGGCGCTCAGGAACAAGGCCTCCATGTGACCGCCGTGTCCTGGAGCTGCACCGGGTCGGTCATCGCCTGCGCCTACGGTCG AACCGACGACGGAGACTGGACCAACCAGAAGTCGTGTGTCTGCCTGTGGAACCTGGACCGCCGCAGCCTGAGGCCCAAACAGCCGGACCTGGTTCTGGACGTTCCTGCAGCCGTCACTGCCGTGTGCTGCCACCCGGAGCGGCCCGCGCTGATCGCAG GAGGCCTGTACAACGGGGAGGTGGTGGTGTGGGACACCAGCCGGACTCAGGACCCGGTTCTGGCCCAGACCGGGATGTCAGCAGACAGCCACAGGGAGCCGGTGTATCAG GTGTTCTGGGTTCCGTTGGAGAAGAAAGGAGAGTTTGGAGTTCTGAGTTCCAGTTCTGGAGGCGGGGTTCTGCTGTGGACGGTGGAGCCGGACCAAGGCAGGATGGTTCTGGTCGCTGCGTACGCCTTCGTACAGCAGCAGGTTCCCCACAGCAGCGGCCTGAAG GTCCGCAGCGGCAGCATGGTGGGCGTCACGGCGACGGCTCTGTCTCCGTGGGACCCGGACACGTTCCTGGTCGGGTCCGAAGGCGGCCTGCTGCTCCGGTGCTCCTTCTCCTCCCAGACGCTGGCCGCGGTGACCTCTGAAGGTCGCAGCGTGACCCCCAGGGCTCCGGCCGTGTTCTCCTTCCGGCCGTCCGGCGGCCCGGTCCATTCCGTCCACTGCTCGCCGTTCCACCG GAACCTGTTTGCCAGCGCAGGAACCGACGGGCTGGTCCAGGTCCACTCGCTGCTGCAGGCCGACCCGCTGCTGTCCGTCCGGGTCTCGGACTCCTACGTCTTCCAGGTCCAGTGGTCCCCCAGCCGGCCGCTGGTGTTCGCCGCCGCCACCGAGCCAG GTGAGGTCCAGATCTTCGACCTGGCCAGGAAGTCCCTGCGACCAGCCGGAACCATCCAGGACGGCGCTCCGGGTCGGACCGCCACCTGCCTGGCCTTCAACGGCCAGAACCCCTGGCTGCTGGCGGCGGGTCGGTCCGACGGGTCGGTCGGCGTCTGGCGGCTCAGCGCAGACCTGACGGAGCAGAGACCCTCAGAGAGGCTGCAGCTGGAGCAGATAGCCAATCAGGTTGCAGAGTGA